In Lates calcarifer isolate ASB-BC8 linkage group LG21, TLL_Latcal_v3, whole genome shotgun sequence, a single window of DNA contains:
- the nlrc3l gene encoding protein NLRC3 isoform X2, whose amino-acid sequence MDPDNEVERIFRLGNEEDEEEKKKWKRPPSSYGSMKSESDEMENEEEQGERGHEEVVPVVLPEPIPHEATGLQMIRSDSPETLCTMTTQQPPPGAAVIDTRSSDLGDFSEEEEEDLDEYLVTNSPEPPEFVEPEDSMQTDENSQPGRLHPEQDLPHIFKSIQNCLSGLSREELFKFKMWFLQWEPGITRQQVMEGDILDFVDRILEILGLDRSLMHTINTLESVNKKPEADELRVQCKRALIRFHLRQYLIRKHQVIREGVVRAGKQHLLDTIYVEPQISTCSYGGVDPSHEFRDQPPSPLQVPGAETFVGVNDLFRLQTADGRPVRTVVTTGIAGIGMSVSVGKFSLDWAEMRANKDLQFVIKLSFRTLWILRNKNLPLSQKMSMMEILEYYHPECKDMKYLEEEDCKFLVTMDSFDCYQAPLDWENAPVINDNYTQAHPDVLIVNMIRGTVLRGARIWILGRRAAVSQIPSQFIDAVTEIQGFSDEMKDDYLTRRFSDATLAAKIVSHHKRLPTLRMLARQPFVCWMVATVFERCYSYRGYGEHPPRLTPFYVNILIVQTNRRLQFYYGKNENELWSNDDKNLLTKMAKMAFKMLERNISVFFEEDMKDYGLKLTEVVVLSGLCTELPTAASDGRRAFCFIHFTFQEFMAALYVFTMFRTESKNVLDSGVLHMPKIFTSKYQTKSAAGLVQCALARTLSSQLGYYDMFLRFLCGMLSPDCHDNQLSGYLYHRNAPKVGGLDEVQRLLEQTIRTAPGDRVENLKECLREMTQEDE is encoded by the exons ATGGACCCAGACAATGAAGTGGAAAG AATCTTCAGACTTGGgaatgaggaggatgaggaggagaagaagaagtggaAGAGGCCACCCTCCAGCTATGGTTCAATGAAGAGTGAAAGTGATGAGATGGAGaatgaggaggagcagggggagagaggacATGAAGAGGTGGTTCCTGTAGTATTACCTGAACCAATTCCTCATGAGGCAACAGG GCTACAGATGATTCGCTCCGACTCTCCAGAGACCCTCTGCACTATGACCACACAGCAACCACCACCAGGAGCTGCAGTCATTGACACCAG GTCTTCTGATCTGGGGGATttttcagaggaggaagaggaggatctAGATGAATATTTGGTAACTAATTCCCCAGAACCACCTGAGTTTGTGGAACCAGAAGACTCAATGCAAACTGATGAGAACAGCCAGCCAGGCAGACTACATCCAGAGCAAGATCTGCCCCATATATTTAAG AGTATCCAGAATTGTCTGTCAGGCCTCAGCAGGGAAGAGCTGTTCAAATTTAAGATGTGGTTTTTACAATGGGAACCAGGCATAACCCGGCAACaagtgatggagggagacatTCTTGATTTTGTGGACAGGATCCTGGAGATCCTTG GCCTGGATCGTTCCCTGATGCACACAATAAATACTCTAGAAAGTGTCAACAAGAAACCAGAGGCAGACGAACTACGGGTGCAGTGCAAGAGAG CACTGATCCGTTTTCACCTGCGGCAGTATTTGATCAGAAAGCACCAAGTCATTCGTGAGGGGGTTGTTCGAGCCGGAAAGCAGCATCTGCTAGACACTATCTACGTTGAGCCTCAGATTTCCACCTGTAGTTATGGAGGAGTTGACCCTTCCCATGAGTTCCGAGACCAACCTCCGTCACCTCTCCAGGTTCCCGGTGCAGAAACTTTCGTTGGTGTGAATGATTTGTTCCGACTGCAGACGGCTGATGGCAGGCCAGTGAGGACGGTGGTGACCACTGGGATTGCAGGAATTGGCATGTCGGTCTCTGTGGGCAAATTCTCCCTGGATTGGGCTGAAATGCGCGCCAATAAG GATCTGCAGTTTGTCATCAAACTTTCCTTCCGCACTTTGTGGATTCTGCGAAACAAAAACCTTCCTCTTTCTCAGAAGATGTCCATGATGGAAATTCTAGAATATTATCATCCTGAGTGCAAAGACATGAAATACCTGGAGGAAGAGGACTGTAAATTTCTCGTCACAATGGACTCCTTTGATTGTTACCAAGCTCCTCTGGACTGGGAG AATGCTCCAGTAATAAATGACAATTACACCCAAGCACACCCTGACGTCCTGATCGTAAATATGATCCGGGGCACTGTGCTTCGTGGTGCCCGCATCTGGATCCTGGGGAGACGGGCGGCTGTCTCACAAATCCCATCTCAGTTCATAGACGCTGTCACAGAAATACAGGgcttcag TGATGAGATGAAAGATGACTATCTGACCAGACGCTTTAGCGATGCGACACTAGCAGCAAAAATTGTGTCACATCATAAGCGCCTGCCGACACTCAGAATGCTCGCACGGCAGCCCTTCGTCTGCTGGATGGTGGCCACAGTGTTCGAGCGATGCTACAGTTATCGGGGCTATGGGGAGCACCCCCCCAGACTGACACCGTTCTACGTCAACATTTTGATTGTCCAGACCAATCGCAGGCTGCAGTTCTACTATggaaagaatgaaaatgagctg TGGTCCAATGACGACAAGAACCTGCTGACAAAGATGGCGAAGATGGCCTTTAAGATGCTGGAGAGAAATATCAGCGTGTTCTTCGAAGAGGACATGAAGGACTACGGTCTGAAGTTGACAGAGGTGGTGGTGCTGTCCGGCCTGTGCACCGAGCTccccactgcagcctcagatggGAGGAGGGCATTCTGCTTTATACACTTCACCTTTCAG GAGTTCATGGCTGCTCTGTATGTCTTCACGATGTTCCGCACAGAGTCTAAGAACGTTCTTGACTCTGGGGTGTTGCACATGCCCAAGATCTTCACATCCAAGTATCAGACCAAATCAGCAGCAGGCCTTGTCCAGTGTGCCTTAGCGCGAACCTTAAGCTCCCAGCTGGGCTACTACGACATGTTCCTGCGCTTTCTGTGTGGCATGCTTTCCCCAGACTGCCATGACAATCAATTGAGTGGATACCTGTACCATCGCAACGCTCCGAAGGTGGGCGGACTGGATGAGGTGCAGCGACTGCTGGAGCAGACGATACGGACTGCTCCGGGAGACAGGGTGGAAAACTTAAAGGAGTGCCTTAGAGAGATGACCCAGGAAGATGAGTGA
- the nlrc3l gene encoding protein NLRC3 isoform X1, with translation MDPDNEVERIFRLGNEEDEEEKKKWKRPPSSYGSMKSESDEMENEEEQGERGHEEVVPVVLPEPIPHEATGLQMIRSDSPETLCTMTTQQPPPGAAVIDTRSSDLGDFSEEEEEDLDEYLVTNSPEPPEFVEPEDSMQTDENSQPGRLHPEQDLPHIFKSIQNCLSGLSREELFKFKMWFLQWEPGITRQQVMEGDILDFVDRILEILGLDRSLMHTINTLESVNKKPEADELRVQCKRALIRFHLRQYLIRKHQVIREGVVRAGKQHLLDTIYVEPQISTCSYGGVDPSHEFRDQPPSPLQVPGAETFVGVNDLFRLQTADGRPVRTVVTTGIAGIGMSVSVGKFSLDWAEMRANKDLQFVIKLSFRTLWILRNKNLPLSQKMSMMEILEYYHPECKDMKYLEEEDCKFLVTMDSFDCYQAPLDWENAPVINDNYTQAHPDVLIVNMIRGTVLRGARIWILGRRAAVSQIPSQFIDAVTEIQGFSDEMKDDYLTRRFSDATLAAKIVSHHKRLPTLRMLARQPFVCWMVATVFERCYSYRGYGEHPPRLTPFYVNILIVQTNRRLQFYYGKNENELKWSNDDKNLLTKMAKMAFKMLERNISVFFEEDMKDYGLKLTEVVVLSGLCTELPTAASDGRRAFCFIHFTFQEFMAALYVFTMFRTESKNVLDSGVLHMPKIFTSKYQTKSAAGLVQCALARTLSSQLGYYDMFLRFLCGMLSPDCHDNQLSGYLYHRNAPKVGGLDEVQRLLEQTIRTAPGDRVENLKECLREMTQEDE, from the exons ATGGACCCAGACAATGAAGTGGAAAG AATCTTCAGACTTGGgaatgaggaggatgaggaggagaagaagaagtggaAGAGGCCACCCTCCAGCTATGGTTCAATGAAGAGTGAAAGTGATGAGATGGAGaatgaggaggagcagggggagagaggacATGAAGAGGTGGTTCCTGTAGTATTACCTGAACCAATTCCTCATGAGGCAACAGG GCTACAGATGATTCGCTCCGACTCTCCAGAGACCCTCTGCACTATGACCACACAGCAACCACCACCAGGAGCTGCAGTCATTGACACCAG GTCTTCTGATCTGGGGGATttttcagaggaggaagaggaggatctAGATGAATATTTGGTAACTAATTCCCCAGAACCACCTGAGTTTGTGGAACCAGAAGACTCAATGCAAACTGATGAGAACAGCCAGCCAGGCAGACTACATCCAGAGCAAGATCTGCCCCATATATTTAAG AGTATCCAGAATTGTCTGTCAGGCCTCAGCAGGGAAGAGCTGTTCAAATTTAAGATGTGGTTTTTACAATGGGAACCAGGCATAACCCGGCAACaagtgatggagggagacatTCTTGATTTTGTGGACAGGATCCTGGAGATCCTTG GCCTGGATCGTTCCCTGATGCACACAATAAATACTCTAGAAAGTGTCAACAAGAAACCAGAGGCAGACGAACTACGGGTGCAGTGCAAGAGAG CACTGATCCGTTTTCACCTGCGGCAGTATTTGATCAGAAAGCACCAAGTCATTCGTGAGGGGGTTGTTCGAGCCGGAAAGCAGCATCTGCTAGACACTATCTACGTTGAGCCTCAGATTTCCACCTGTAGTTATGGAGGAGTTGACCCTTCCCATGAGTTCCGAGACCAACCTCCGTCACCTCTCCAGGTTCCCGGTGCAGAAACTTTCGTTGGTGTGAATGATTTGTTCCGACTGCAGACGGCTGATGGCAGGCCAGTGAGGACGGTGGTGACCACTGGGATTGCAGGAATTGGCATGTCGGTCTCTGTGGGCAAATTCTCCCTGGATTGGGCTGAAATGCGCGCCAATAAG GATCTGCAGTTTGTCATCAAACTTTCCTTCCGCACTTTGTGGATTCTGCGAAACAAAAACCTTCCTCTTTCTCAGAAGATGTCCATGATGGAAATTCTAGAATATTATCATCCTGAGTGCAAAGACATGAAATACCTGGAGGAAGAGGACTGTAAATTTCTCGTCACAATGGACTCCTTTGATTGTTACCAAGCTCCTCTGGACTGGGAG AATGCTCCAGTAATAAATGACAATTACACCCAAGCACACCCTGACGTCCTGATCGTAAATATGATCCGGGGCACTGTGCTTCGTGGTGCCCGCATCTGGATCCTGGGGAGACGGGCGGCTGTCTCACAAATCCCATCTCAGTTCATAGACGCTGTCACAGAAATACAGGgcttcag TGATGAGATGAAAGATGACTATCTGACCAGACGCTTTAGCGATGCGACACTAGCAGCAAAAATTGTGTCACATCATAAGCGCCTGCCGACACTCAGAATGCTCGCACGGCAGCCCTTCGTCTGCTGGATGGTGGCCACAGTGTTCGAGCGATGCTACAGTTATCGGGGCTATGGGGAGCACCCCCCCAGACTGACACCGTTCTACGTCAACATTTTGATTGTCCAGACCAATCGCAGGCTGCAGTTCTACTATggaaagaatgaaaatgagctg AAGTGGTCCAATGACGACAAGAACCTGCTGACAAAGATGGCGAAGATGGCCTTTAAGATGCTGGAGAGAAATATCAGCGTGTTCTTCGAAGAGGACATGAAGGACTACGGTCTGAAGTTGACAGAGGTGGTGGTGCTGTCCGGCCTGTGCACCGAGCTccccactgcagcctcagatggGAGGAGGGCATTCTGCTTTATACACTTCACCTTTCAG GAGTTCATGGCTGCTCTGTATGTCTTCACGATGTTCCGCACAGAGTCTAAGAACGTTCTTGACTCTGGGGTGTTGCACATGCCCAAGATCTTCACATCCAAGTATCAGACCAAATCAGCAGCAGGCCTTGTCCAGTGTGCCTTAGCGCGAACCTTAAGCTCCCAGCTGGGCTACTACGACATGTTCCTGCGCTTTCTGTGTGGCATGCTTTCCCCAGACTGCCATGACAATCAATTGAGTGGATACCTGTACCATCGCAACGCTCCGAAGGTGGGCGGACTGGATGAGGTGCAGCGACTGCTGGAGCAGACGATACGGACTGCTCCGGGAGACAGGGTGGAAAACTTAAAGGAGTGCCTTAGAGAGATGACCCAGGAAGATGAGTGA
- the LOC108886618 gene encoding uncharacterized protein LOC108886618: MARFILLSLLLGTLQLPLVSAEVSATVKSSNQWHIEGCGKCNGGRTKCFNSQNIQVEGHTLTIVNPREGLRVCCKASYSNDQHDMCVKLRVRRVWKILCNRNCITELECKKHRDDDRRCQGFTLNANNKKCFLVISDYNLKSNSTTPEYLLSNYTNNINGLQFNQVAMSWINALTYCSSQGSSLVEITNHTVWGTVKQLLQNETGLETGVWIGLERSIFGSDVPWQWISGTVLNDTEWWNSSFPVNMLNNHCGKIIWVNETQKFKWLDGYCHDELPFICQGP; this comes from the exons ATGGCACGGTTCATCcttctgtcactgctgctgg GAACACTCCAGCTGCCCTTGGTTTCAGCAGAGGTGAGTGCCACTGTCAAATCCTCTAACCAATGGCACATTGAAGGCTGTGGCAAGTGTAACGGTGGTCGGACGAAGTGTTTTAATTCTCAGAATATTCAAGTAGAGGGCCACACCCTGACCATTGTGAATCCCAGAGAGGGGCTACGGGTTTGCTGTAAAGCTTCGTACTCTAATGATCAACATGATATGTGTGTGAAGCTGCGGGTAAGGAGAG tttggaaAATACTTTGCAACAGGAACTGCATAACTGAACTGGAGTGTAAGAAACACCGTGATGACGATCGCAGATGCCAAGGCTTCACATTAAATGCAAA CAATAAGAAATGTTTCCTGGTAATATCAGATTATAATCTGAAGTCTAATTCCACTACCCCAGAATACCTTCTCAGCAATTACACCAACAACATAAACG GTCTCCAGTTCAACCAGGTTGCCATGAGCTGGATTAATGCCCTGACGTACTGCAGCAGTCAGGGCTCCTCCCTGGTTGAAATCACCAACCACACAGTGTGGGGCACAGTGAAGCAGCTCCTGCAAAATGAGACAGGCTTGGAGACAGGGGTGTGGATCGGCCTGGAGCGGTCCATCTTTGGCTCCGATGTTCCCTGGCAGTGGATTTCGGGGACAGTCCTTAATGACACCGAGTGGTGGAACAGCAGCTTTCCTGTCAATATGTTAAACAACCACTGTGGAAAGATCATCTGGGTCAATGAGACACAAAAATTCAAGTGGCTGGACGGCTACTGCCATGATGAGTTACCTTTCATCTGCCAGG GTCCTTGa
- the chordc1a gene encoding cysteine and histidine-rich domain-containing protein 1a, giving the protein MSLLCYNRSCGQRFDPDNNPDDACTFHPGVPVFHDALKGWSCCKRRTTDFSDFLSIKGCSRGPHNSEKPAEAVRPEVKTSGERKEVGEELKPRGDPYIIQAPKPLEQVHRPSGEEPLVRLQQKVLSSLRQALEKLNLNCSKHTDNTEEEGDDVKVGTSCKNGGCSKSYSGPACDEEVCKHHPGVPVFHEGMKYWSCCRKKTSDFNSFLSQQGCTTGSHLWRKNNQGLKVMPCRFDWHQTGSQVIISIYAKNSLPELSYVEANSTMVNMRVVFEGDKEFEQKISLWGAVEVKSSVVNLMAAKMEVSLKKAEPITWARLDLPSLSQDQQQEETKQT; this is encoded by the exons ATGTCTTTGTTGTGCTACAACAGGAGTTGCGGACAGCGGTTTGACCCGGACAACAATCCCGATG ATGCCTGCACCTTCCATCCCGGGGTGCCTGTGTTTCATGATGCGCTCAAG GGTTGGTCCTGCTGCAAGAGACGCACTACAGACTTCTCAGACTTCCTGAGTATTAAA GGTTGCAGCAGGGGTCCCCACAACAGTGAGAAGCCTGCAGAGGCGGTGCGTCCTGAGGTGAAGACttcaggagagaggaaggaggttGGGGAGGAGCTGAAACCTAGAGGAGATCCCTACATAATTCAAGCTCCTAAACCTCTGGAGCAGGTTCACAGGCCGAG tggCGAGGAGCCTCTCGTCAGATTGCAACAAAAGGTGCTGTCATCACTGAGACAGGCTCTTGAAAAACTCAACCTAAATTgcagtaaacacactgacaacacag aggaagagggggatGACGTGAAGGTCGGTACTTCCTGTAAGAATGGAGGATGCTCTAAG TCTTACTCTGGACCAGCATGTGATGAGGAAGTGTGCAAACACCACCCTGGAGTTCCTGTTTTCCATGAGgg taTGAAgtactggagctgctgcaggaagaaAACATCAGACTTCAACTCCTTTTTGTCCCAGCAGGGCTGCACTACAGGAAGTCATCTCTGGAGGAAAAACAACCAG GGGCTGAAGGTGATGCCATGCAGGTTTGATTGGCACCAGACCGGCAGTCaggtcatcatctccatctatgCCAAGAACTCCTTACCAGAGCTCAGCTATGTAGAAGCCAACAGCACCatg GTGAATATGCGCGTGGTGTTTGAGGGAGATAAAGAGTTTGAACAGAAGATCAGTTTATGGGGG GCTGTGGAGGTAAAGAGCAGCGTGGTGAACCTGATGGCTGCAAAGATGGAGGTGTCTCTGAAGAAAGCTGAGCCAATCACATGGGCGCGCCTGGACCTGCCCTCCCTCTCACAGGATCAACAACAGGAGGAAACCAAACAGACATAG
- the naalad2 gene encoding N-acetylated-alpha-linked acidic dipeptidase 2 isoform X2: protein MGGQIPPNNWKGGLNISYRIGPGFTDDFKSQKVRMNIHTNNQVTRIYNVIGRIRGALEPDRYVILGGHRDAWVFGGIDPMSGAAVVHETVRSAGRLLSKGWRPRRTIIFASWDAEEFGLLGSTEWAEDNAKLLQERAVAYINADSAIEGMYTLRVDCTPSLHTLVYDLTKQIASPEEGEEGVSLYESWHKRDNWTNDRDAPRISKLGSGSDFEAYFIRLGIAAGRARYTKNKKTERYSSYPVYHSVYETFEIVEKFYDPTFRRLQAVAQVRGGLIFLLADSQLLPLDANQYADSLRKYAQSIMQLAQRHPEEMETYEVSFDSLFSAVENFTVAARDFHVRLQTLNRADPLQVRVMNDQLMYLERAFIDPLGLPGRPFYRHVIFAPSSHNKYAGESFPGIYDALFDIENSADPEKAWEEVKRQISIAAFTIHAAAMTLIPPA, encoded by the exons GAAGGTGCGTATGAACATCCACACTAACAACCAGGTAACCAGGATCTACAACGTCATTGGCAGGATTAGAGGAGCTCTGGAGCCAG aCAGGTATGTCATTCTGGGAGGGCACCGGGATGCATGGGTGTTTGGAGGAATCGATCCCATGTCTGGTGCTGCAGTGGTCCATGAAACTGTCAGGAGTGCTGGCAGGCTGCTCAGTAAAG gctggAGGCCGAGGAGAACTATAATATTTGCCAGCTGGGATGCAGAGGAGTTTGGACTGCTGGGATCTACAGAATGGGCAGAG GATAATGCcaagctgctgcaggagagagCTGTGGCCTACATCAATGCAGACTCTGCCATAGagg GCATGTACACACTGAGGGTTGACTGCACTCCGTCTCTACACACTCTGGTGTATGACCTCACCAAGCAG aTAGCCAGTccagaagagggggaggagggagttTCTCTGTATGAGAGCTGGCATAAGAGAGACAACTGGACAAATGACCGTGATGCACCCAG GATCAGTAAGCTTGGTTCAGGCAGTGATTTTGAGGCCTATTTCATCCGTCTGGGAATCGCTGCAGGCAGAGCCAGATACACCAAGAACAAG AAAACAGAGCGATACAGCAGTTATCCAGTCTATCACAGTGTATATGAAACCTTCGAGATCGTGGAGAAGTTTTACGACCCCACCTTCAGGAGGCTTCAGGCAGTGGCCCAGGTGAGAGGCGGGCTCATCTTCCTATTGGCAGATTCCCAGCTGCTCCCTCTTGATGCCAACCAGTATGCAGACTCACTGAGGAAGTACGCACAGAGCATCATGCAGCTGGCGCAGAGGCACCCTGAGGAGATGGAGACATATGAGGTGTCATTTG atTCCCTGTTTTCTGCAGTGGAGAATTTCACTGTTGCAGCCAGGGATTTCCATGTGCGCCTGCAGACACTCAACAGAGCAGA tcctCTGCAGGTACGTGTCATGAACGATCAACTCATGTATCTGGAAAGAGCCTTTATAGACCCCCTGGGCTTACCTGGTAGACCCTTCTACAG aCATGTGATTTTTGCTCCCAGCAGCCATAATAAATATGCGGGGGAGTCTTTCCCTGGGATCTACGATGCATTGTTTGACATTGAGAACTCAGCTGACCCAGAGAAGGCCTGGGAGGAAGTCAAGCGTCAAATCAGCATTGCAGCGTTCACCATTCATGCTGCTGCCATGACCCTAATACCACCTGCATGA